The following coding sequences are from one Epilithonimonas vandammei window:
- a CDS encoding glycosyltransferase, translating to MKNLLFITWDGPQTSYMEGLFMPIFQEIAKKGYYKFHVIQFTWADAQKIAHTKAAANKMGITYTAWPVLRIPNIAIGSLLTVLSSAGKIKKYIRENNIHIVMPRSTFPAMIVNQINSPFASRAFFPFRGLRGASFFPFRGLRGAGKVPFRGFRGKLIFDADGLPIEERIDFAGLKKESFQYKLMKSAETKMLKSANAVITRSQKAIDIHIAHIGESYRSKFSVVFNGRDKDVFAYQPHLREEVRQELGLKDELLFLYAGSLGPQYCLTEMLEIFQAYAEKQKAKFLILTGNTEFAEQNIPLALKTHVILKSVPSEKVSFYLNGGDVAFGLRKPTFSMQGVAPIKLGEYLLCGLPVIASKGIGDTEKILENFEECYLYDHSIGLLPQIAQIKNFVEKAIFANRNNIAQKAQHYFSLEAAAQSYIKAMNN from the coding sequence ATGAAAAACCTCCTCTTCATCACCTGGGACGGACCGCAGACTTCTTATATGGAAGGCTTGTTTATGCCCATTTTTCAGGAAATCGCAAAGAAGGGATATTATAAATTCCACGTGATACAATTTACTTGGGCGGATGCTCAAAAAATCGCGCATACAAAGGCAGCAGCAAATAAAATGGGTATAACCTATACGGCCTGGCCTGTTCTTAGGATACCTAATATTGCCATAGGAAGTCTATTGACGGTGCTTTCCTCAGCTGGTAAAATCAAAAAATACATCAGGGAAAATAACATTCATATCGTAATGCCAAGAAGTACCTTCCCTGCGATGATCGTCAATCAGATTAACTCCCCCTTTGCTTCGCGTGCTTTCTTCCCCTTTAGGGGATTAAGGGGTGCTAGTTTCTTCCCCTTTAGAGGACTGAGGGGTGCTGGCAAAGTCCCCTTTAGGGGATTTAGGGGTAAACTCATTTTCGATGCAGATGGTTTACCCATCGAAGAACGGATTGATTTTGCAGGACTAAAAAAAGAATCCTTCCAATATAAACTGATGAAGTCGGCAGAGACAAAAATGCTGAAGTCAGCAAATGCCGTCATTACCAGATCGCAGAAAGCAATAGATATCCATATCGCCCATATCGGCGAATCCTACCGATCAAAGTTTTCTGTGGTTTTTAATGGAAGAGATAAGGATGTATTTGCTTATCAGCCACATTTAAGAGAAGAAGTAAGGCAGGAATTGGGCTTGAAAGACGAATTGCTGTTTTTGTATGCCGGATCTTTGGGACCGCAATACTGCCTGACTGAAATGTTGGAAATATTCCAGGCATACGCCGAAAAGCAGAAGGCAAAGTTCCTCATCCTGACTGGAAATACAGAATTTGCGGAACAAAATATTCCCTTGGCGCTGAAAACTCACGTTATCCTAAAATCGGTGCCTTCGGAAAAGGTGTCGTTTTACCTCAACGGCGGTGATGTAGCATTCGGACTCAGAAAACCCACCTTCAGTATGCAGGGGGTTGCGCCCATAAAATTAGGTGAGTATCTGCTTTGCGGACTGCCCGTGATTGCCAGCAAAGGCATTGGCGACACGGAGAAGATTTTGGAAAATTTTGAAGAATGTTACCTCTACGATCATTCCATAGGTTTGCTGCCACAGATAGCTCAGATCAAAAATTTTGTAGAAAAAGCTATATTTGCCAATAGAAACAATATCGCTCAAAAAGCACAGCATTATTTTTCTTTGGAAGCAGCAGCACAATCCTACATCAAAGCAATGAACAACTAA
- a CDS encoding glycosyltransferase, whose translation MKILRLSTYLDFGGVETRLATISHVQDENEWVFICMNREGKAAKIIRENHKKLINVKVKPSIYSFRTFWSIYQTIKKEKPDVIHTSGAEANFHGILAAKLAGVSRIIGEEIGTPNHSKKAQLIFSFVYRFADFVVGNSRAVLEVVHQVDKVPKRKLVQIDNPILFKDLSAYVRNKPLDEFQMLMISRLEPVKNIEGMINVLSQLKNKTDLNLRLIIAGSGQSESALKQQVKDLDMENQVTFLGFINDPYPYLVNADLYILNSHSEGFSNSLVEAMYSKTPSLSTAVGAAPEIIEDGISGFLTPANDEEALCEKLKAIIALPKEKLQEIGWVGHEKIVKNFSLGNHINELMKIYTYS comes from the coding sequence ATGAAAATTCTTAGATTATCTACATATTTGGATTTTGGTGGGGTAGAAACACGTCTTGCTACTATTTCTCATGTTCAGGATGAAAACGAATGGGTATTTATTTGCATGAATCGGGAAGGAAAAGCTGCAAAAATAATCCGGGAAAACCATAAAAAACTAATTAATGTTAAGGTCAAACCGAGTATATATAGTTTTAGAACTTTTTGGTCGATCTATCAAACCATAAAAAAGGAAAAGCCCGACGTGATACACACTTCCGGCGCAGAAGCCAATTTTCACGGAATTCTAGCTGCGAAGTTAGCAGGTGTTTCTAGAATTATAGGTGAAGAAATCGGTACACCCAATCACAGTAAAAAAGCACAGCTCATCTTTTCTTTTGTATATCGTTTTGCAGATTTCGTAGTGGGGAATTCTCGTGCAGTTTTGGAGGTCGTGCACCAAGTGGACAAAGTTCCGAAACGAAAACTCGTCCAAATTGATAATCCGATCTTATTCAAAGATTTAAGCGCTTACGTTAGGAACAAACCTTTAGATGAATTTCAAATGCTGATGATTTCCCGTTTGGAACCTGTTAAGAATATTGAAGGAATGATTAATGTTTTAAGCCAACTTAAAAATAAGACTGATTTAAATCTTAGATTAATCATTGCAGGAAGTGGTCAGTCGGAATCAGCACTTAAACAGCAAGTGAAAGATTTGGATATGGAAAATCAGGTAACGTTTTTAGGATTTATTAATGATCCGTATCCTTATTTAGTAAATGCCGATTTATATATCCTCAATTCACATTCAGAAGGGTTTTCAAATTCATTGGTGGAAGCCATGTATAGTAAAACGCCTTCTTTGAGTACCGCTGTAGGTGCTGCACCAGAAATTATTGAAGATGGTATTAGTGGCTTTCTTACGCCTGCAAATGATGAAGAAGCCTTGTGTGAAAAACTTAAAGCAATCATAGCATTACCAAAAGAGAAATTACAGGAAATCGGTTGGGTTGGACATGAAAAAATTGTGAAAAACTTTTCTTTGGGAAATCATATCAATGAATTAATGAAAATTTATACTTATTCATGA
- a CDS encoding ATP-grasp domain-containing protein encodes MNIIISPIFNQFFSGRVWMGIDYHLIKSELEAKYNAKVTVISFEKLKESLHEIEQNAVLFYSSVYNAEYLRFIQDTIKYIAIKRPDIILIPDENQLNSLDNKGYQELYKDLLGIENVAGKYYGDIDEVIRENNLIFPFVLKQLKGALSSGVQLIKNEQELVNFRRQVKKKSLKERAAYGLNKRNSFKKDSNLSPVTHLLEQNFEDVFSKRVPVVVQKFVPELECDYKVLVFGDKYFVVRRGIRENDFRASGSGKLQWETPPNEVLDYAENLMRKFKVPFISLDIGIDKENQCYLFEFQGTAFGPATLTAGDKFFQKINNVWQKTEGKFNLEQEYVYAINHFINENS; translated from the coding sequence ATGAACATCATTATCTCCCCAATATTCAATCAATTCTTTTCTGGCCGCGTCTGGATGGGCATAGATTATCACCTGATAAAATCAGAATTGGAAGCAAAGTATAATGCGAAAGTCACAGTCATTTCATTTGAAAAATTGAAAGAATCGTTGCATGAAATTGAGCAAAACGCTGTATTATTTTATTCGTCCGTATATAATGCTGAATACTTAAGGTTTATACAGGATACAATAAAATACATCGCGATAAAAAGACCAGATATTATATTGATTCCGGATGAAAATCAATTAAATTCTTTAGATAATAAGGGGTATCAAGAATTGTATAAAGATTTGCTGGGAATTGAAAACGTTGCAGGAAAATATTATGGTGATATTGATGAGGTCATCAGAGAGAATAATCTTATATTTCCATTTGTTCTAAAGCAGCTCAAAGGTGCTTTATCAAGTGGGGTTCAATTGATTAAAAATGAGCAAGAACTTGTAAACTTTAGGCGTCAGGTAAAAAAGAAAAGCTTAAAAGAGAGGGCGGCTTACGGATTAAACAAAAGGAATTCTTTTAAGAAGGATTCCAATTTGTCTCCGGTCACTCATTTATTGGAGCAAAACTTTGAAGATGTTTTTAGTAAGAGAGTTCCGGTTGTAGTGCAAAAATTTGTTCCGGAATTAGAATGCGATTATAAAGTATTGGTATTTGGTGACAAATATTTTGTTGTACGGAGAGGTATCCGAGAAAATGATTTCCGGGCAAGTGGAAGTGGGAAATTGCAATGGGAAACACCACCTAATGAGGTTTTAGATTATGCAGAAAATTTAATGCGAAAATTTAAAGTGCCTTTTATTTCGTTGGATATTGGAATAGACAAAGAAAACCAATGTTATTTGTTCGAATTTCAAGGGACTGCTTTTGGACCTGCAACTTTAACGGCGGGCGACAAGTTTTTTCAAAAGATAAACAATGTCTGGCAAAAAACAGAAGGAAAGTTTAATTTAGAACAAGAATACGTTTACGCCATCAATCATTTTATCAATGAAAATTCTTAG
- a CDS encoding acyltransferase, with protein sequence MRYLIFKIYTLKIFFNSIYSKILLKIWGVEYDIGLKILMCPILVKHKSAKIILGKNVTLNSDKKYYHLGMFSKVKLMADKKESIIKIGDNTRINGVCIHAFNIIEIGKNCLIAANTQIIDSNGHLLSFDNPSNRKNTQDNGKPIIIKDDVWIGTGCIILGDTLIEKGAVIAANSVVKGHIPANCLYGGNPAKLIKKY encoded by the coding sequence ATGAGGTATTTAATTTTTAAAATATATACTTTGAAGATTTTTTTTAATTCAATTTATTCCAAAATTTTATTAAAAATTTGGGGAGTTGAATATGATATAGGTTTAAAAATATTGATGTGTCCAATTTTGGTGAAACATAAATCTGCTAAAATTATCTTAGGTAAAAACGTCACGCTTAATTCCGATAAGAAATATTATCATCTTGGAATGTTTTCAAAAGTAAAATTAATGGCTGATAAAAAAGAAAGTATCATAAAAATTGGGGATAATACTAGAATTAATGGTGTTTGTATTCATGCATTCAATATAATTGAAATAGGAAAGAATTGTTTGATAGCCGCAAATACTCAAATTATAGATTCAAATGGCCATCTTTTATCATTTGATAATCCGTCCAATCGAAAAAATACACAAGATAATGGAAAGCCAATCATTATTAAAGATGATGTATGGATTGGCACTGGATGTATTATTTTAGGTGATACACTTATTGAAAAAGGCGCTGTAATAGCGGCTAATAGTGTGGTGAAAGGTCATATTCCTGCAAATTGTTTGTATGGAGGCAATCCTGCTAAATTAATTAAAAAGTATTAA
- a CDS encoding glycosyltransferase family 2 protein, with protein sequence MFSVIIPYYKKRKYIERCMNSVLAQTYQDFEIILVDDGSQDDIAQLIEEKYLGKVQLIQQENQGVSAARNTGIAVATQDYIAFLDADDCWSTHFLSSVIEVIKNTDSDLIATNFTNEFSKLQIGEKKLNYKQMSEDEYLLKSSYSAVINSSSVVAKKGLFNKTLGFDITLKRGEDIEMWLRLVKHAEKFTKVKNILSFYDLDIVGQVTTNKSDFHASFASKLEKFSKVDQKNQLFARRFMYSRLFQYHFSNPEKTNFFIDFFKLNKPFFSFYKINPVYFYKFRNSNFRIVINTYLKLTVRLLK encoded by the coding sequence ATGTTTTCGGTTATCATCCCCTATTACAAAAAAAGAAAATATATCGAAAGGTGTATGAATTCGGTGTTGGCGCAAACTTATCAAGACTTCGAAATTATTTTGGTAGATGACGGTTCCCAGGATGATATCGCACAGCTGATTGAAGAAAAATATTTGGGGAAAGTCCAATTAATTCAACAGGAAAACCAGGGGGTTTCAGCAGCAAGAAATACAGGGATCGCAGTTGCCACACAGGATTATATTGCATTTCTGGATGCAGATGATTGTTGGAGTACACATTTTTTGTCTTCAGTCATTGAAGTTATAAAAAATACAGATTCAGATTTGATAGCTACAAATTTTACCAATGAATTTTCTAAGCTGCAAATCGGAGAAAAGAAATTAAATTATAAACAAATGTCAGAAGATGAATATCTGTTGAAATCCTCTTATTCAGCAGTTATTAATTCATCTTCAGTAGTTGCTAAAAAAGGTTTATTTAATAAAACATTGGGGTTTGATATAACTTTAAAAAGAGGGGAAGATATTGAGATGTGGTTGCGACTTGTAAAACACGCTGAAAAATTTACTAAGGTTAAAAATATTTTGTCGTTTTATGATTTGGACATCGTTGGGCAAGTAACTACTAATAAATCTGATTTTCACGCAAGTTTTGCCAGTAAATTAGAAAAGTTTTCCAAAGTTGATCAAAAAAATCAGCTTTTTGCAAGAAGATTTATGTACAGTAGATTATTTCAATATCATTTTTCAAATCCAGAAAAGACTAACTTCTTTATTGATTTTTTTAAACTAAATAAGCCATTTTTTTCATTTTATAAAATTAATCCCGTTTACTTTTATAAATTTAGAAATTCTAACTTTAGAATAGTAATTAACACGTATTTAAAATTAACCGTTAGGCTTTTAAAATAG
- a CDS encoding glycosyltransferase — protein MKNIKVLHVMETIGSGGVERRRLSLAKLLNKDVIEQKIICQHEVGNIGNEIRQEGVEVICLNHSLKNIFDRKQHGKIQRIIKDFQPDIIHGAVFEGVTMAAINGWLTKVPVIIIEETSDPQNRSWKGDLLMKFFATLSDKVIGVSEGVSEEYLKGKLGISSKKVVSINNGVRMPREVSLQEILAEQQKWGIHENDFVFGTMGRFKNDHHKRFSDLIKAFARFSENKHNVKLLMVGGTEEYQAQYRKLAKDLNVSDKVIFAGYQSDVTLYYKMMNVFALVSAYEAFGLVLAEAMLNKLPVLATRVGGMKYVVNDSETGYLVERYNVEEIAKKMQTFYTNKDICIKMGEAGYQKAMQNYTEEMYAKNIGSLYHELVSNKK, from the coding sequence ATGAAAAATATAAAAGTATTACATGTAATGGAAACCATAGGCTCTGGAGGAGTAGAGCGGCGGCGGCTATCATTGGCTAAGCTTTTGAACAAAGATGTTATTGAACAAAAAATAATTTGTCAGCATGAGGTGGGTAATATTGGAAACGAAATCAGACAAGAAGGGGTAGAGGTTATTTGTCTTAATCACTCACTAAAAAATATTTTTGATAGGAAACAGCATGGTAAAATACAACGCATTATAAAAGATTTTCAACCTGATATCATTCACGGAGCAGTATTTGAAGGGGTGACGATGGCAGCTATTAACGGATGGCTCACGAAAGTACCTGTAATCATTATCGAAGAAACTTCCGATCCTCAAAACCGTTCTTGGAAAGGGGATTTATTAATGAAGTTTTTTGCCACATTATCTGATAAAGTTATTGGTGTATCAGAGGGCGTAAGTGAGGAGTATTTAAAAGGAAAGTTAGGGATCTCCTCAAAAAAAGTTGTGTCCATTAATAATGGTGTTCGCATGCCAAGAGAGGTTTCTTTACAAGAAATACTCGCTGAACAACAGAAATGGGGTATCCACGAAAATGATTTTGTCTTTGGTACGATGGGTAGATTTAAAAACGATCATCATAAAAGATTTTCAGATTTAATAAAAGCTTTCGCCCGATTTTCTGAGAATAAACATAATGTGAAGTTATTAATGGTTGGAGGAACAGAGGAATATCAGGCTCAATATCGTAAATTAGCCAAAGATTTAAATGTTTCTGATAAAGTTATTTTTGCGGGCTATCAATCGGATGTTACACTCTATTATAAAATGATGAACGTTTTTGCATTGGTATCTGCCTACGAAGCTTTTGGTTTAGTACTCGCAGAAGCGATGCTTAATAAGTTGCCTGTTTTGGCAACGAGAGTGGGAGGGATGAAATATGTTGTTAACGACAGCGAAACCGGCTATTTAGTGGAAAGATATAATGTAGAAGAAATTGCAAAAAAAATGCAGACATTTTACACCAATAAGGATATTTGCATAAAAATGGGCGAAGCGGGGTATCAAAAAGCGATGCAAAATTATACTGAAGAAATGTATGCTAAAAATATAGGATCACTTTATCACGAATTGGTTTCTAATAAAAAATAA
- a CDS encoding acyltransferase — MVFKGAKLNLGSGYINRYCKIRCYDEITIGNGVAISENFTIWDSDAHQMINGSEPTQPIVIGNNVWIGTNVTVLKGVKIGDGCIIAAGSLVTKDVPANCLAAGVPAKVIKENVEWK; from the coding sequence ATGGTTTTTAAAGGAGCAAAACTTAATTTAGGAAGTGGTTATATCAACAGATACTGTAAAATAAGATGCTATGATGAAATTACAATTGGTAATGGGGTAGCCATTTCAGAAAACTTTACCATTTGGGATAGTGACGCACACCAGATGATAAATGGTAGCGAACCCACTCAGCCAATCGTTATTGGAAATAACGTGTGGATCGGTACCAATGTTACCGTGCTGAAAGGGGTGAAAATAGGTGATGGCTGTATAATCGCAGCAGGATCTTTGGTGACCAAAGATGTTCCTGCAAATTGTTTAGCCGCCGGAGTACCGGCAAAAGTGATCAAAGAAAATGTTGAATGGAAATAA
- a CDS encoding glycosyltransferase family 2 protein: MSIDFPKVSVVTITYGHEKYITETLDGVLMQQYDGPVEFIIANDNSPDATDEVVKKYFLENPAPSNFEIKYTKHETNKGMMPNFIWALEQTTGEYIAICEGDDYWTDPLKLQKQVCFLEENKGTIFSFTAANILTRQNKMDLYYKHKDFKNGILNKKQFLLNIGADFCTASALFKKEMIIDLPVYFTTCKVGDFPLALLALSKGKIGYCEDITTVYRAYSEGSWSSQQTRKSMRDQFQNIFDTMDRFNAHTNNKFFKLINFYKNEYRYKIVYGDIILAKPSAAIVLVLKNFSLDYKKNYKMIKTLVWKIVKGK, from the coding sequence ATGAGTATAGATTTCCCCAAAGTTAGCGTAGTCACCATCACTTATGGTCACGAGAAATACATCACAGAAACTCTTGATGGAGTGCTGATGCAACAATATGACGGTCCTGTGGAATTTATCATCGCAAACGATAATTCCCCAGATGCAACCGATGAGGTTGTGAAAAAGTATTTTTTAGAAAACCCTGCACCAAGCAACTTTGAAATAAAATACACCAAACACGAAACCAACAAAGGCATGATGCCTAATTTCATCTGGGCATTGGAACAGACAACCGGAGAATACATCGCCATCTGCGAAGGTGATGATTATTGGACAGATCCTTTGAAATTACAGAAGCAGGTCTGTTTTTTGGAAGAGAATAAAGGAACCATATTTTCATTTACAGCTGCAAATATTTTGACAAGACAAAACAAAATGGACTTGTACTATAAACACAAAGATTTTAAAAACGGCATTTTAAATAAAAAGCAATTTCTCTTAAATATAGGTGCCGATTTTTGTACTGCCAGTGCGTTGTTTAAAAAAGAAATGATTATTGATTTACCTGTATATTTCACAACATGTAAAGTGGGTGATTTTCCTCTCGCTTTATTGGCTTTGTCAAAAGGAAAAATTGGATATTGTGAAGATATCACGACGGTCTATAGAGCATATAGTGAAGGATCATGGTCATCACAGCAAACCCGAAAAAGTATGAGAGATCAGTTCCAAAATATTTTTGATACCATGGATCGATTTAATGCGCATACTAATAATAAATTTTTCAAACTTATTAATTTTTATAAAAATGAGTATAGATATAAAATAGTATACGGAGATATTATACTCGCAAAACCTAGCGCAGCAATAGTGTTGGTTTTAAAAAACTTTTCTTTAGACTATAAAAAAAATTATAAAATGATTAAGACGCTGGTCTGGAAAATAGTAAAGGGTAAATAA
- a CDS encoding TDP-N-acetylfucosamine:lipid II N-acetylfucosaminyltransferase has translation MKRIIHFANDEKFIDKAYDEFQQFDSEVESHFTIFSGNSQLKHIHFNCTIVKENYFKESGVEDYLNSYDLIIIHFLDSRYFDLLRNKKVKTKILWIGWGGDYYWLINTLNNFSIYKELTKAQLGIKDNFLLKVVKKLKNREKVRLLNRINYFSPVLEEDFLLIKKNYKNFKPAYLAWNYGNLEDHYESNLPINGNSILLGNSATATNNHYDVLQIVDQLNLSNEKIYIPLSYGEKGYKDRLKNYLLKAGNNDKKMILLEDFLTLNEYNQILSQCPNVFMGHIRQQALGNIISLIYMGAKLFFFKESIVYQYLINKGLVVYSFDELLENKKLLQELLLPETVHKNREILIQLWGREINKEYTERIIRLK, from the coding sequence ATGAAAAGAATTATTCATTTTGCGAATGATGAAAAATTTATAGATAAAGCATATGATGAATTCCAACAATTTGATTCGGAAGTAGAATCTCATTTTACTATTTTTAGTGGTAATTCGCAATTGAAGCATATTCATTTTAATTGTACCATTGTTAAGGAAAATTATTTTAAGGAATCAGGAGTTGAGGACTATTTAAATTCGTATGATTTAATCATTATACACTTTTTAGATTCAAGGTACTTTGATTTGCTTCGAAATAAAAAAGTCAAAACAAAAATTCTTTGGATAGGATGGGGAGGTGACTATTATTGGTTGATAAATACGTTGAATAATTTTTCAATTTATAAAGAATTAACAAAAGCACAACTTGGGATAAAAGATAACTTTTTACTGAAAGTTGTAAAGAAGTTAAAAAATAGAGAAAAGGTCAGGTTGCTCAATCGCATCAATTATTTCTCTCCAGTTTTGGAAGAAGATTTTTTGCTCATAAAGAAAAATTATAAAAACTTTAAACCCGCATATCTCGCGTGGAATTATGGTAATCTCGAAGATCATTATGAATCTAATTTGCCTATAAATGGAAATTCTATACTCTTAGGGAATAGTGCTACTGCCACCAACAATCACTATGATGTTTTGCAAATTGTTGATCAGTTGAATCTTTCCAATGAAAAGATTTATATTCCTTTAAGTTATGGAGAAAAAGGATATAAGGATCGATTGAAAAACTATCTTCTGAAAGCGGGGAATAATGACAAGAAGATGATATTATTGGAAGATTTTCTTACGCTAAATGAGTATAATCAGATACTTTCACAATGCCCCAATGTTTTTATGGGACATATTAGACAGCAGGCTTTGGGAAATATTATTTCATTAATTTATATGGGAGCTAAATTATTCTTTTTCAAGGAAAGCATTGTTTATCAATATCTCATCAATAAAGGATTGGTTGTGTATTCTTTTGATGAATTATTAGAAAATAAAAAGTTATTACAAGAATTACTGCTTCCCGAAACGGTACATAAAAATAGGGAAATTTTAATTCAATTGTGGGGGAGGGAGATAAATAAAGAGTATACAGAACGAATAATTAGATTGAAATAA
- a CDS encoding acetyltransferase, whose protein sequence is MLIIGAKGFAKEVLEILHQNGQTENLCFYDDVNVDLPGKLFGQFPILRTIGEAKTYFSQTSNQFVLGIGNPFLRKKLCDKFESIGGELSTVISKNAEIGSFRIQISSGCNILSGVKISNDVAIGKGTMAYYNSVITHDVTIGEFCEISPSVNLLGRVHIGNFVSIGAGSIIFPDVTIGDNVVIAAGAVVRNNVPPNVMVAGIPALIKKYI, encoded by the coding sequence ATGCTGATCATTGGTGCAAAAGGCTTTGCTAAGGAAGTCCTGGAAATTCTTCATCAAAACGGACAAACCGAAAACCTTTGTTTTTACGATGATGTCAATGTCGATCTGCCCGGTAAATTATTTGGGCAATTTCCTATATTAAGGACCATCGGGGAAGCTAAAACCTATTTCAGCCAAACTTCGAATCAATTTGTTCTAGGTATTGGAAATCCTTTCTTAAGAAAAAAGCTTTGCGATAAATTTGAAAGCATAGGAGGCGAATTGAGCACTGTCATCAGTAAAAATGCTGAAATAGGAAGTTTTAGAATACAGATCAGTTCGGGATGTAATATTCTTTCGGGAGTTAAAATTTCTAATGACGTAGCGATAGGGAAGGGTACAATGGCCTATTACAATTCCGTGATTACACACGATGTTACGATAGGAGAATTTTGTGAGATTTCACCATCGGTTAACCTTTTGGGTCGAGTCCATATCGGTAATTTTGTAAGTATCGGAGCAGGTTCTATAATTTTTCCAGATGTAACTATTGGGGACAATGTGGTTATTGCAGCCGGAGCCGTAGTGAGAAATAATGTGCCTCCAAATGTAATGGTAGCAGGAATTCCTGCTTTGATTAAGAAATATATATAA
- a CDS encoding DegT/DnrJ/EryC1/StrS family aminotransferase, whose amino-acid sequence MIPVTKPFLPPQQVYQYYLDGIWKRNWLTNMGPLASDLELKLKDTLKVNHLLFVTNGTVALQMAIKALDLKGEIITTPFSFVATTSAIVWEHCTPIFVDIDEHSLNIDADKIEDAITPETTAILATHVYGNPCDVEKIETIAKKHQLKVIYDAAHAFGVEVNGRSVFEYGDISTCSLHATKLYHSVEGGLIVTKDAALLKRLAYMRNFGFDGPESFADLGINGKNSEYHAAMGLANLKYLETIHHKRKELTARYDEKLKNLKARRPVWHSASENNFAYYPLVFDSEELMLQCVELLKLNEIFTRRYFYPSLATSLPYVKPQDLPVTGDIAQRVLCLPLYYDLTLEEVDLICRLILRVQNN is encoded by the coding sequence ATGATTCCCGTAACCAAACCTTTTTTGCCACCACAGCAGGTGTACCAGTATTACCTCGATGGCATTTGGAAACGCAACTGGCTGACCAATATGGGGCCACTGGCAAGTGATTTAGAACTGAAACTGAAAGATACGTTGAAAGTGAATCACCTGCTTTTTGTAACCAACGGAACGGTGGCATTGCAAATGGCAATCAAAGCATTAGACCTTAAAGGAGAGATCATCACCACACCGTTTTCGTTTGTGGCTACTACCAGTGCCATTGTGTGGGAACACTGCACTCCGATTTTTGTGGATATAGATGAACATTCCTTAAACATAGATGCGGATAAAATCGAAGATGCCATTACGCCCGAGACCACCGCTATCTTGGCTACTCACGTGTACGGAAATCCCTGCGATGTAGAGAAAATTGAAACGATCGCGAAAAAGCATCAGCTTAAGGTGATTTATGATGCAGCACATGCGTTTGGCGTGGAGGTGAATGGCAGATCTGTTTTTGAGTACGGAGATATTTCGACTTGCAGTTTGCATGCCACCAAGCTCTACCACTCGGTGGAGGGCGGATTGATAGTCACCAAAGATGCGGCTTTGCTAAAGCGTTTGGCGTACATGAGAAACTTTGGTTTTGATGGGCCCGAAAGTTTTGCCGATTTGGGAATTAACGGAAAAAATTCCGAATACCACGCGGCAATGGGCTTGGCGAACTTAAAATATTTGGAAACGATTCATCACAAAAGAAAAGAACTGACGGCCAGATATGATGAAAAACTGAAGAACCTGAAAGCCCGCAGACCAGTATGGCATTCCGCTTCGGAAAACAACTTTGCCTATTATCCGTTGGTGTTTGATTCGGAAGAATTAATGTTGCAGTGTGTAGAGCTCCTGAAACTGAATGAAATCTTTACCCGCAGATATTTTTATCCTTCCTTGGCAACCTCGCTCCCTTATGTGAAACCACAGGATTTGCCGGTGACTGGCGATATTGCCCAAAGGGTTTTATGTCTGCCTTTGTATTATGACTTGACTTTGGAAGAAGTAGATTTAATTTGCCGCTTAATATTAAGAGTTCAAAATAATTAA